AGAGGCTTGGGGTGTGGCACCACCCGGGCCACTCATCAGGCTGTTTCGGGACGAATCCGACCCAGAATCTGAGATGAAGTGGTTGTTGGGGGCGGCGATTGCTCATACGGCTACTCTTGCAGAAGCTCACGAGGTTTGCGAGCTTATGGAAGACGACGAGAACGGTCGCAGCCGAGAGTTCCTGCCGCTGGCACTTGTTCACTGTCCAAGACTAGCAGCCCTTGCGATCCTTGAACCTCTCGTTGGACATCCCGTCATGGGCGAGAGCGCCGTGCAGGCGATTAATATTGTCTCACGTTAGCCTGATGAGTGGCGGAGTAGTTATAAGCCATAGTTATTAGTGACCTGCAGCCGAAAAACTGAGCCATTGGCAATGAAAGAAATGGGTTAGAATCTGGTCGTCAGATTTTGGAGCACGACGACCATGAAGAAGTCACAGTTTACGGACCAGCAGATTGCTTTTGCGCTGAAGCAGGCCGAGGCAAGAACTCCGATCGAGGAGGTCTGTCGCAAGATCGGTGTAAGCCAGCAGACCTTCTACCGCGGGAAGAAAAAGTTTGCTGGCTTGGGCGTTGAGGAGCTGCGCCGGTTGAGGCAGCTCGAAGAGGAGAACAAGCGACTGAAGTCTCTGGTCGCCGACCTCAGCCTCGATAAGCAGATTCTGCAGGATATCCTGGCAAAAAAGCTCTGAAGCCTGCCCGCCTTCGTGAATGTGTCGAGGGAGCGAAAGCGTGTTGCCGAATCAGCGAGCGTCGTGCTTGCGGTTTGGTGAGCCTGGCTCGTTCGAGTCATCGCTACAAATCGACGAAGGATGAGCAGGCCGCTCTGCGAATGCGGATGAAAAAACTGGCTGCAACCCGAGTTCACTATGGCTATCGTCGCTTGTGCGTGTTGCTACGCCGGGAAGGATGGGCTGTGAACGCGAAGCGGATCTATCGGCTTTATCGCGAGGAGCAGTTGGGTTTGCGCACCAAGAAACCCAGGCGCCGCGTGAGCTGCCGAACCCGCGTGGATCGCCCGGCGGCGACTCGCATCAACGACTGCTGGGCGATGGATTTTATGTCCGACGAGCTGTTCGACGGCCGCCAGATTCGTCTGTTAACGATAGTCGATCACTTTACTCGTGAGAGTCTGGCGATCGAGTTTGGTTCTCGAATGCGGGGCCGGGAAGTTGTCGCGGCCCTGGAGCGAATAGCCATGAATCGGGCGCGGTCCAAATCGATTCGCGTGGACAACGGACCGGAGTTTACGTCGAAGGTCCTGGACCAGTGGGCGTATGCCAACGGGGTAACGCTCGACTTCAGCAGGCCCGGAAAGCCTACAGATAACGCGTTCATCGAGTCATTCAATGGCAGCGTCCGAGCGGAATGCCTGAACGAAAACTGGTTCTTATCTTTGGAAGATGCTCAGGAGAAGATAGAATCCTGGCGAGTGGACTATAACGAGCACCGACTCCACAGCGCTCTGGGCAACCTAGCCAGATGAAGCCGTGATTTTCTCACATTGGTTGGTGCAGATTTCGGGAGCAGGTCATA
This sequence is a window from Rubinisphaera margarita. Protein-coding genes within it:
- a CDS encoding IS3 family transposase (programmed frameshift), whose amino-acid sequence is MKKSQFTDQQIAFALKQAEARTPIEEVCRKIGVSQQTFYRGKKKFAGLGVEELRRLRQLEEENKRLKSLVADLSLDKQILQDILGKKALKPARLRECVEGAKACCRISERRACGLVSLARSSHRYKSTKDEQAALRMRMKKLAATRVHYGYRRLCVLLRREGWAVNAKRIYRLYREEQLGLRTKKPRRRVSCRTRVDRPAATRINDCWAMDFMSDELFDGRQIRLLTIVDHFTRESLAIEFGSRMRGREVVAALERIAMNRARSKSIRVDNGPEFTSKVLDQWAYANGVTLDFSRPGKPTDNAFIESFNGSVRAECLNENWFLSLEDAQEKIESWRVDYNEHRLHSALGNLAR